Proteins co-encoded in one Salvelinus sp. IW2-2015 unplaced genomic scaffold, ASM291031v2 Un_scaffold2013, whole genome shotgun sequence genomic window:
- the phyh gene encoding phytanoyl-CoA dioxygenase, peroxisomal, giving the protein MRDVSIAKSEFVPDQKAISKLQDFQEEPELFRYCCLPQILNYVECFTGPNIMAMHTMLINKPPDTGNKTSRHPMHQDLHYFPFRPADRIVCSWTAMEKVHRQNGCLVVLPGSHHGTLKEHDYPEWEGGVNKMYHGIRDHDPNHPRVHLEMEKGDTVFFHPLLIHGSGMNQTQGFRKAISCHYASADSYYIDVRGTTQENIGQEVKEIAARKYAVNDVTFEDTWAVRGRLVQGDRTNL; this is encoded by the exons ATGAGGGACGTGTCCATCGCCAAGTCAGAGTTTGTCCCTGACCAGAAGGCCATCTCCAAGCTGCAGGACTTCCAGGAAGAGCCTGAGTTATTCCGCTACTGTTGCCTGCCTCAG ATCCTGAATTATGTGGAGTGTTTCACTGGTCCCAACATCATGGCCATGCACACCATGCTGATCAACAAGCCCCCAGACACAG GTAATAAGACATCTCGCCACCCCATGCACCAGGACCTGCATTATTTTCCATTCCGTCCGGCGGACCGTATTGTGTGTTCCTGGACCGCCATGGAGAAGGTTCACCGCCAGAACGGCTGTCTGGTGGTCCTTCCTGGTTCTCACCACGGCACCCTCAAAGAACACGACTACCCAGAGTGGgag GGCGGGGTCAATAAGATGTACCACGGTATCCGTGACCACGACCCCAATCATCCCAGGGTGCACCTGGAGATGGAGAAAGGAGACACAGTGTTCTTCCACCCTCTATTGATCCATGGATCTGGAATGAACCAGACGCAGGGCTTCCGCAAG gccatctCCTGCCACTATGCCAGTGCTGACTCCTATTACATTGACGTGAGGGGAACCACCCAGGAGAACATAGGCCAGGAGGTGAAAGAGATCGCAGCCAGGAAATATGCTGTTAATGACGTCACATTTGAG GATACCTGGGCTGTAAGGGGCCGTCTGGTGCAAGGGGATAGGACCAATCTGTGA
- the ucmaa gene encoding unique cartilage matrix-associated protein, with translation MSWTHLVFLSLLATLLILTLSTGVRSASVXDGREGKAAEPKGSARRVFMPEADAANFFKKRSRRSAKHEAEVLAEQRVRLSADERRREYYDEQRNEFENYVEEERDEQDERTREKTEQWREFHYDGLYPRYPRGW, from the exons ATGTCCTGGACTCatctggtctttctctctctgctcgccaCCCTCCTCATCCTCACAC tCTCCACCGGGGTGCGGAGTGCATCGGTGASAgatggaagagagggaaaagCTGCAGAGCCCAAAG GGTCAGCGCGGCGAGTCTTCATGCCCGAGGCGGATGCAGCAAACTTCTTCAAAAAGCGTAGTCGGCGCTCGGCCAAACATGAGGCGGAGGTCCTCG cTGAGCAGAGGGTAAGGCTGTCAgctgatgagaggaggagggagtacTATGACGAACAGAGGAACGAGTTTGAGAACTATGTGGAAGAGGAGCGCGATG agCAGGATGAGAGGACACGGGAGAAGACAGAGCAGTGGCGTGAGTTCCACTATGATGGACTCTACCCCCGCTATCCCCGCGGTTGGTGA